In one window of Cydia fagiglandana chromosome 1, ilCydFagi1.1, whole genome shotgun sequence DNA:
- the LOC134668162 gene encoding odorant receptor Or2-like isoform X3, whose product MLRKYVARLEDPNHPLLGPTLWGLQSWGMWQPNSGPSRIIYNLIHLAAILFVVSQYVELWIIRADLELALRNLSVTMLSSVCVVKAGTFVVWQTYWQDIIQFVSTLERSQLEKKDKTTCTIIEGYTKYSRNVTCFYWGLVTATVFTVILAPLGVFLSSSEQRELMFNGTIPFPEIMSSWVPFDKTKGFGYWFQIVEHSVICFYGGGIVANYDANTVALMSFFCGQLEILVANSKRLFSEDNKLVSYSEAMDRIKQCHQHHLSLIKYSKILNSLLSPVMFLYVVICSLMICASAVLLTKEGTTTMQRMWVAEYLAALIAQLFLYCWHSNQVYFMSESVDRGIYESEWWRCGVRLRRCVVLLGGQLRKTIIFQAGPFTDLTVATFVAILKGSYSYYTLLSSNES is encoded by the exons ATGTTAAGAAAATATGTGGCCAGATTGGAAGACCCAAATCATCCGTTACTCGGGCCCACGCTCTGGGGTCTTCAGAGCTGGGGCATGTGGCAACCAAACAGTGGGCCGAGTCGTATCATTTACAATTTGATTCACCTTGCCGCTATACTATTTGTAGTGAGTCAATACGTCGAACTTTGGATCATCAGAGCAGACCTGGAATTAGCCTTGAGGAATCTCTCTGTCACAATGCTCAGCTCGGTTTGCGTCGTGAAAGCAGGCACATTTGTTGTTTGGCAGACATATTGGCAAGATATTATTCAGTTTGTCTCAACACTGGAAAGAAGCCAACTAGAGAAAAAAGACAAGACGACTTGCACAATTATTGAAGGTTATACGAAGTACTCCAGAAACGTAACTTGTTTTTATTGGGGTCTCGTTACAGCTACGGTGTTTACAGTGATATTGGCGCCTTTAGGAGTTTTTTTGTCATCTTCGGAGCAGCGCGAACTGATGTTTAATGGAACTATTCCTTTCCCGGAAATAATGAGTTCTTGGGTACCTTTTGACAAAACAAAGGGTTTTGGCTACTGGTTTCAGATAGTGGAACATTCTGTCATTTGTTTCTACGGAGGTGGGATCGTTGCGAATTACGACGCTAACACGGTGGCTCTAATGTCATTTTTCTGTGGACAGCTTGAGATTTTGGTAGCAAACAGTAAGAGGTTGTTCAGTGAAGACAATAAACTTGTTAGTTATTCCGAAGCGATGGACAGAATAAAACAATGTCATCAGCATCATCTATCATTGATTAA GTACTCAAAAATCTTAAACTCTCTTCTATCGCCTGTTATGTTTTTATACGTCGTCATTTGTTCACTAATGATTTGTGCCAGTGCGGTTCTGTTGACAAAA GAGGGGACGACAACTATGCAGCGGATGTGGGTAGCAGAATACCTGGCAGCACTCATCGCGCAACTATTTTTATATTGCTGGCATAGCAACCAAGTGTATTTTATG AGCGAAAGCGTAGATAGAGGCATATATGAGAGCGAATGGTGGCGATGTGGGGTGCGCTTGCGTCGGTGCGTAGTGCTGCTGGGCGGCCAGCTGCGGAAGACCATCATATTCCAAGCTGGTCCTTTCACAGATCTCACTGTTGCTACTTTTGTTGCG ATTCTCAAAGGATCATACAGTTACTACACTTTGTTGAGCAGCAATGAAAGTTAG